One segment of Rhodopirellula baltica SH 1 DNA contains the following:
- a CDS encoding M56 family metallopeptidase, which yields MNLPSYVLSCVLFASLISFAALTANRMLRRFATARHGMLLSALVLILVCPAWIALLRTPEVASRNPLPGLLASERDTPMDNDSNMPSPLPAELRAETEVASLMERHIESTPIDQVKREEDEALSQSDVVMTSHAYQPATASGAFAESAIQAKPLRAQFMRAARLVFPALVVVSLLGTLVGLIRVVLGLGRLRQILRSSNPVSSPLVRECFAEACGRVGIRPETVRLATSDQVEIPIATRLIQSVVVLPSEMVQDDSTSDLRQVLIHELAHVKRRDQWVLILQHLISAIHWWNPLVHRLNRCLAEAREEICDNYVLGNCDAPSYCRTLLQITQRQSPSMVPFGAVGLFTSRWKLEQRIQSLLNANRNRATAMTWRGRSLIGLGVLLVLAMGSQLAIPVEAVEPQITSSSEPPAKTPIVTQPNDDSEELLPNAAFSGFVKDEFGQPIESAKVVAFYQLKEQREVVSLADTSDAEGRFEFTDIPLTNPDLKSLAIYSYASGHAIQSRRVHRHSGSPPLNADLLDLDFELQPEAVGIVDVIDEEGQPVAGVVLNQLQSKGETLTSLYLYRDVWEQLGLPVPTSDENGRMEIPSISQASFYDVQLVHPEFAKTPIWKTPLSETPLTAVIEKGDPVKFVVKSPTDSDKIDQAKIEVVVNEIGGVFMVVCDVPEDGIVETRLRDANSNISIKHPTLVSQSWHFYRKDKPTMEFSLHRTGTVRGRVVDAETGDGVGQMSISFSANHRQGHLLRTDAEGYYEGEVAEGEYPVQIEDNQGQWKATEDDRRKIHVAANETVQMKTFTATKSAPIQGRVLFESGKPVANAIVLQGFRQKPILTDTDGKFAVARGSRRNQVVYAIHPTKKLSRVTILPNEAKHLEMVLAPEGSLNGVVIDSDGNALVDVPASLKIQVSSRSNGGSNMSTTIRTKQTDQEGAVHFDGLIEGAHYALEANGKFRSSFGERLRQSSRFFDVAAAPWEDVELKVHSALEAELNELARYQQAPGTIQPLRATNWLNGDPVDVVSGEANFRLIVFGRSKHSFQEANLVHKFYGDQGVQVVGVVGNKISGSENRDVWARELQIPIAVDDGNAKMFSRYGFDSNGGVLLYGADGQLIERINGGRDLLWIMRNHVLYRD from the coding sequence ATGAATCTTCCATCTTATGTTCTCAGTTGCGTGCTGTTCGCCAGCTTGATTTCTTTCGCGGCTTTGACGGCCAATCGGATGTTGCGAAGGTTTGCGACCGCACGCCACGGAATGCTTCTTTCCGCTTTGGTGTTGATCCTTGTCTGCCCAGCCTGGATCGCTCTGCTACGAACGCCTGAGGTCGCCTCTCGCAACCCATTGCCGGGGCTGTTGGCCAGCGAACGCGACACGCCAATGGACAATGACTCCAACATGCCTTCGCCGTTGCCAGCAGAATTGCGGGCCGAAACGGAAGTGGCCAGCTTGATGGAACGCCACATTGAGTCGACACCAATCGACCAAGTAAAGCGGGAAGAAGATGAAGCATTGTCACAAAGCGATGTGGTGATGACATCCCACGCGTACCAGCCCGCGACGGCGAGCGGAGCGTTTGCTGAATCAGCAATCCAGGCAAAGCCGCTCAGGGCTCAATTCATGAGAGCGGCGAGGTTAGTGTTTCCTGCGTTGGTAGTGGTGTCACTGCTCGGCACGCTCGTTGGATTGATTCGAGTGGTGCTCGGCTTGGGGCGTTTGCGCCAGATTCTGAGAAGCTCCAATCCCGTCTCCAGCCCCCTCGTGCGTGAATGCTTCGCCGAAGCCTGCGGACGCGTTGGGATCCGACCCGAGACCGTTCGTTTGGCAACTTCTGACCAAGTCGAGATTCCCATCGCCACTCGACTGATTCAGTCGGTCGTCGTTTTGCCTAGTGAGATGGTTCAGGACGATTCGACATCGGATTTGCGTCAAGTTCTGATCCATGAACTGGCTCATGTGAAACGCCGAGACCAATGGGTTTTGATCCTACAACACCTCATATCAGCGATTCATTGGTGGAACCCGTTGGTACATCGTCTGAATCGTTGTCTTGCGGAGGCCCGAGAAGAGATTTGCGACAACTATGTGCTGGGAAATTGCGATGCGCCGAGCTATTGCCGGACGCTATTGCAAATCACCCAGCGTCAAAGTCCGTCAATGGTTCCGTTCGGAGCGGTCGGCTTGTTCACCTCGCGATGGAAGCTCGAACAACGAATCCAATCGCTGCTGAACGCGAATCGAAATCGGGCAACAGCAATGACTTGGAGAGGTCGTTCGCTAATCGGGCTTGGAGTTCTATTGGTGTTGGCGATGGGTAGCCAATTGGCGATCCCGGTCGAGGCGGTTGAGCCTCAAATCACGAGCTCCAGCGAACCACCGGCCAAGACTCCGATCGTCACACAGCCCAACGATGACAGCGAAGAGCTGTTGCCAAATGCGGCCTTTTCGGGATTCGTCAAAGATGAGTTCGGCCAGCCCATTGAAAGTGCAAAGGTGGTTGCCTTTTACCAACTGAAGGAGCAGCGTGAAGTGGTGAGCTTGGCGGATACGTCGGATGCAGAGGGGCGTTTCGAATTCACTGACATTCCACTCACCAACCCAGATTTGAAATCACTGGCCATTTATTCGTACGCGAGCGGCCATGCGATTCAATCGCGACGTGTTCATCGACATTCCGGTTCGCCACCGTTGAACGCTGATTTGCTCGACCTGGATTTTGAACTGCAGCCAGAGGCAGTCGGAATTGTCGATGTGATCGACGAAGAGGGGCAACCCGTGGCTGGGGTTGTCCTGAATCAATTGCAGTCAAAAGGCGAAACGTTGACCAGTCTGTATCTGTACCGTGATGTCTGGGAGCAACTCGGTTTGCCTGTTCCAACGTCGGACGAAAATGGCCGTATGGAGATCCCTTCCATTTCGCAAGCCAGCTTTTATGACGTTCAGCTCGTGCATCCCGAATTTGCCAAAACGCCGATTTGGAAAACTCCTCTTTCGGAAACACCTTTGACCGCCGTGATCGAGAAGGGAGATCCGGTCAAGTTTGTCGTCAAAAGTCCCACCGACTCGGACAAAATAGATCAGGCTAAGATCGAAGTGGTGGTCAATGAGATCGGTGGCGTATTCATGGTCGTTTGTGATGTCCCCGAAGACGGGATCGTTGAGACGCGACTACGTGATGCCAACTCGAACATCTCGATCAAGCACCCAACGCTTGTCAGTCAGTCCTGGCATTTTTACCGAAAAGACAAGCCCACGATGGAGTTCTCGCTTCATCGCACGGGAACGGTCCGAGGCCGGGTAGTGGATGCAGAGACGGGCGATGGAGTTGGGCAAATGTCCATCTCTTTCAGCGCCAATCATCGGCAGGGGCACCTCCTACGCACCGATGCGGAAGGCTACTACGAAGGTGAGGTCGCGGAAGGTGAGTACCCGGTGCAGATCGAAGACAATCAGGGACAGTGGAAAGCGACAGAGGACGATCGACGGAAAATCCATGTTGCGGCGAACGAGACCGTTCAAATGAAAACGTTCACCGCGACCAAGTCTGCTCCAATTCAGGGACGAGTGCTGTTTGAGTCAGGCAAGCCTGTTGCGAATGCCATCGTCCTTCAGGGTTTTCGGCAAAAGCCCATCCTGACTGATACCGACGGGAAATTTGCGGTCGCTCGTGGTTCGCGAAGGAATCAGGTGGTCTATGCGATTCATCCGACCAAAAAACTGTCTCGTGTGACGATTTTGCCAAACGAGGCGAAACATCTCGAGATGGTGCTGGCACCCGAAGGAAGTTTGAATGGCGTTGTCATCGACTCGGACGGCAACGCTTTGGTGGATGTTCCGGCTTCGCTGAAAATTCAGGTGTCATCGCGCTCAAATGGTGGGAGCAACATGTCGACGACCATACGGACCAAGCAAACCGACCAAGAGGGGGCCGTCCATTTTGATGGACTGATTGAAGGAGCCCATTATGCTCTCGAGGCAAATGGCAAATTCAGATCGAGCTTTGGTGAACGGTTGCGGCAATCCAGTCGATTCTTTGACGTTGCCGCGGCGCCCTGGGAAGACGTTGAACTCAAAGTCCATTCCGCCTTGGAAGCCGAACTTAATGAACTGGCCCGGTATCAGCAGGCGCCGGGAACGATCCAGCCACTGAGGGCAACGAATTGGTTGAACGGCGATCCGGTCGATGTTGTTTCAGGAGAAGCGAACTTTCGCCTAATTGTGTTCGGACGATCGAAACACAGTTTCCAAGAAGCGAATCTGGTGCACAAGTTTTATGGTGATCAAGGGGTTCAAGTCGTTGGTGTCGTCGGGAACAAAATCTCAGGATCTGAAAACAGAGACGTATGGGCGAGAGAGCTTCAAATCCCAATTGCGGTCGATGACGGCAACGCCAAAATGTTCTCTCGGTATGGATTCGATTCAAATGGCGGTGTCCTGCTGTACGGAGCAGATGGACAGCTCATCGAACGGATCAATGGAGGAAGAGACCTACTTTGGATCATGAGAAATCACGTTTTGTACCGGGATTGA
- a CDS encoding BlaI/MecI/CopY family transcriptional regulator gives MTKSTPPPLTESQREVMEVFWKHGEATVSEVREYLAGLGRHVARNTVQTTIVRLEAKGWAKHRECGRTFVYSAAQPKTRSLGVKVAQMVDRFFAGSPEDMVTALIEYRGLTEEEATRITAMIDEAAEKAKETSPKKTKSKATRKRGR, from the coding sequence ATGACGAAATCCACACCGCCGCCACTGACTGAATCCCAGAGGGAGGTCATGGAAGTCTTCTGGAAGCACGGCGAAGCGACCGTCAGTGAAGTGCGAGAGTATTTGGCCGGTCTTGGACGACACGTTGCACGCAACACGGTCCAAACGACGATCGTGCGTTTGGAAGCCAAAGGTTGGGCGAAGCATCGCGAATGCGGCAGGACGTTTGTCTATTCCGCCGCTCAACCCAAAACGCGTTCTCTGGGCGTCAAGGTTGCTCAAATGGTGGATCGATTTTTCGCTGGTTCACCGGAGGACATGGTGACGGCGTTGATCGAATACCGCGGGCTGACGGAGGAAGAAGCCACGCGGATCACGGCGATGATTGATGAAGCTGCTGAAAAAGCGAAAGAGACCTCTCCGAAGAAGACCAAGTCGAAAGCCACTCGAAAGCGAGGTCGCTGA
- a CDS encoding cupin domain-containing protein, with protein sequence MQLTWGQSNWKDQEIRDRNHARSTSFTSQSNDEPADMNLFENVPTHLPSELIEVLAEGESVRIERIVSTGHSTAPGDWYDQEQDEWVVVLKGEARLRFSDAKVISMQPGDHLLIPAHQRHRVDWTTPKEPTIWLAIFFEKVSGTFLEE encoded by the coding sequence ATGCAGTTGACCTGGGGACAATCCAACTGGAAGGATCAAGAAATTCGCGATCGGAATCACGCTCGGTCCACATCGTTCACCAGCCAATCCAACGACGAACCCGCCGACATGAACCTATTCGAAAACGTGCCAACGCATTTACCATCGGAACTCATCGAAGTGTTGGCGGAAGGTGAATCGGTTCGCATCGAACGAATTGTCTCCACGGGCCACTCGACCGCTCCCGGCGACTGGTACGACCAAGAGCAAGACGAATGGGTGGTCGTCCTCAAAGGAGAAGCCCGCCTCCGCTTCAGCGACGCCAAAGTCATCAGCATGCAACCGGGCGATCACCTCCTCATCCCCGCCCACCAACGGCACCGAGTCGATTGGACCACGCCAAAAGAACCAACCATTTGGCTCGCCATCTTCTTCGAAAAGGTGTCAGGTACCTTTTTGGAAGAATAG
- a CDS encoding endonuclease/exonuclease/phosphatase family protein: MMKGCGLVWLAGLVMFFGTGVLRAAEPVQVRVLCYNIHHGEGLDRKLDLERIAKVIQSVEPDLVTLQEVDQNASRSGSVDQPAELARLTGMLVAFGPNIPLQGGHYGNAVLSKYPIANHRNELLPNFDNGEQRGVLSAELTISGRNQPLLLLATHLDSRRDDRERLASAKAINQIVSESPRRPALLAGDMNDVLNSPTLDELETMWTRVNEQVMPTTPVANPRRQIDFILFRPSNSWKLIEVKVLDEAVASDHRPIFAVLELVQ; this comes from the coding sequence ATGATGAAAGGTTGTGGGTTGGTTTGGCTGGCCGGGTTGGTGATGTTTTTTGGCACCGGAGTGCTGAGGGCCGCGGAGCCCGTGCAGGTTCGAGTGCTTTGCTACAACATCCATCACGGCGAAGGATTGGATAGGAAGCTGGACTTGGAACGAATTGCGAAAGTGATCCAGTCGGTCGAGCCAGACTTGGTGACGCTCCAGGAGGTTGACCAAAACGCTTCGCGAAGTGGCAGCGTCGATCAACCGGCCGAGTTGGCTCGGCTGACGGGAATGCTGGTTGCTTTCGGGCCAAACATACCGTTGCAAGGTGGTCATTACGGCAACGCGGTGCTCTCGAAGTATCCGATCGCCAACCATCGCAACGAGCTGCTGCCGAATTTCGACAATGGCGAACAACGTGGTGTGCTATCGGCGGAACTAACGATCTCGGGACGGAACCAACCTTTGTTGCTGCTGGCCACTCACCTGGACTCTCGACGCGATGACCGCGAACGACTTGCGTCGGCCAAGGCTATCAATCAAATCGTCAGCGAATCACCGCGGCGACCCGCGTTGCTGGCTGGGGATATGAACGACGTCCTGAACAGCCCAACGCTGGATGAGCTTGAGACCATGTGGACTCGAGTCAACGAGCAAGTCATGCCAACGACCCCCGTGGCGAATCCACGACGCCAGATTGATTTCATCCTGTTTCGACCGAGTAACAGTTGGAAACTGATCGAAGTCAAAGTACTGGACGAAGCGGTTGCGTCCGACCACCGACCAATCTTTGCCGTGTTGGAACTCGTGCAATAA
- a CDS encoding tagaturonate epimerase family protein, protein MLTIEKYSFGVGDRFAHQAAAQLRSFTRLAEKGIHVAPVWNKSNREHTFVGSEPQSVYDAAAAAVEKLGFDRPWHVDADHIGLKTVEPFLPCSDFFTLDVADSIGKPADQADIDAFVAKHSELIGTLELEGLSAPLTITEEDVRRVAGQYMLATKEAGEIDRHIASVKGEGNYIAEVSMDETDEPQTPPELLIILAMLADENIRVQTIAPKFTGRFNKGVDYVGDLAQFEREFNDDVAVLAHAVKAYGLPEVLKLSVHSGSDKFSLYPIIRDCLKRTGAGVHLKTAGTTWLEEIIGLAEAGGDGLALAKEIYVYALEHVDELCAPYASVIDIDRSQLPDSAAVEKLDGPAFAELIRHIPSNPNFNANVRQLLHVSFKVAAKAGARYTDLLESNEEIVGQQVTQNIYDRHLLALFIDEDGKAIGTGA, encoded by the coding sequence TTGCTAACGATTGAGAAATACTCCTTCGGCGTCGGTGACCGTTTCGCCCATCAAGCGGCCGCTCAACTGCGATCCTTCACTCGTTTGGCCGAAAAGGGCATCCACGTCGCTCCGGTTTGGAACAAATCCAATCGTGAGCACACCTTTGTCGGCTCGGAACCTCAGAGCGTGTATGACGCTGCCGCAGCGGCCGTCGAAAAGCTCGGCTTCGATCGACCTTGGCACGTCGATGCGGATCACATCGGTCTGAAGACCGTCGAACCGTTCCTGCCATGTTCCGACTTCTTCACGCTCGACGTCGCTGACTCGATCGGTAAACCAGCCGACCAAGCTGACATCGACGCTTTCGTTGCCAAGCACAGCGAACTGATCGGCACGTTGGAACTCGAAGGCCTTTCCGCTCCGCTGACCATCACCGAAGAAGACGTTCGCCGCGTTGCCGGGCAGTACATGTTGGCCACCAAAGAAGCCGGCGAGATCGACCGGCACATCGCGTCCGTCAAAGGCGAAGGCAACTACATCGCCGAAGTCTCCATGGACGAGACCGATGAACCGCAAACGCCGCCCGAGCTGCTGATTATCTTGGCGATGCTGGCCGACGAGAACATTCGAGTGCAAACGATTGCTCCTAAATTCACCGGCCGATTCAACAAGGGCGTCGACTACGTCGGAGACTTGGCTCAATTCGAACGCGAATTCAATGACGACGTCGCCGTGCTGGCTCATGCCGTTAAAGCGTACGGATTGCCTGAAGTGTTGAAGCTCAGCGTTCACAGCGGCAGCGACAAGTTCAGCTTGTACCCAATCATCCGCGATTGCTTGAAACGAACCGGCGCGGGCGTTCACCTGAAAACCGCCGGGACGACCTGGCTCGAAGAGATCATTGGATTGGCAGAAGCCGGTGGCGATGGATTGGCACTTGCCAAAGAAATCTATGTCTACGCCTTGGAACACGTTGACGAACTGTGCGCTCCCTACGCCAGCGTCATTGACATCGACCGCTCACAATTGCCTGATTCGGCCGCGGTTGAAAAGCTCGATGGTCCCGCGTTCGCGGAACTGATTCGCCACATCCCATCGAACCCAAACTTCAATGCCAACGTGCGTCAGTTGCTTCACGTGTCGTTCAAAGTCGCCGCGAAAGCGGGGGCTCGATACACAGATCTGCTGGAATCCAACGAAGAAATCGTCGGACAACAAGTCACCCAAAATATCTACGACCGACACCTGTTGGCATTGTTCATCGACGAAGATGGCAAAGCCATCGGAACGGGAGCCTGA